One Neodiprion pinetum isolate iyNeoPine1 chromosome 1, iyNeoPine1.2, whole genome shotgun sequence genomic window carries:
- the LOC124223604 gene encoding uro-adherence factor A isoform X7: MGQCVSRKAGTVIAASSNGSPSYRIMDKPNKNKGDNRSAAKRGTPYTRGTAMSFGFRRRPTSGIPMPVTGSFSSEVGGSLSSHGRRSKSAGHESDRSVRRNDEESNYRGHNNASSGRSTPRLAPPKKEATGTSVRTNRFGFRQPQPLRYTDKVGDVCASHNGSHYNNHEKTTGADSNFHGKLQTNRRVYTTTNNAPVVSKLRPSPVGSPYNHNNNTLGGGNEAQRSSYGQEPISKYTLHTSHLPQPQFAVRMNNDSNSKTAKTAANQSRKISTVSKCNSSSKEGSGTEDSGIGSQFGCLGDESGGQARTVDYPDNSGGSPTIGRRGGSGGGGGGGGGQHVRPRNLRMVVNGKSFDVRDVHDDSTVTEISVITLPKLFANVNLNTGLVRERTSHYQRVINKDNRYNDSVSITSSEGYDEGLGEEKGYKDRSRYEKVPSVKSDFSPPSSDDPEYGHGEAMADEYSFSSSDECRANYNNAEMKKAMIIAASSQGKIAQNQVPKTNLRSVLLTIEDPAFAAAAATATTMIDDETSPVDSLFDSPTASITQSDGKVSRKENVMEKSGNTIDDDSPGTPTNASNSLSLSEGREFFDDEIADQPGLTFDETVRVGHELQQTGIVNNQVNENSYTLVESHPKTAARVHGKSVESSPMHGRRISRAGSVDTLSPCESIASDDLMLDYERSDASSYEESTHRLDSNTALHEMDDATILSELEAQGEEVMREWSCLLGAHHSIQQTHSNSNNNNLNANNNNNHNNTTESGIGSGRTSRLLRSRSGTDSPRSLDSVRSRQVSSPLRPPRNIQSPSLDSGDEGSLKLERGTYQYMFQDIVSIKTMLLKLKRVLQESEENGLTRAETLNPFDNTMKNGLFYNLNENGTTEASTSPGSDASSVADELADLRRQVVFLQGQLEDRDRTVHLLQVQMTKYQGINGVDSQCSASSSCNSNDISKETSNAATQTDKVRPVSAGPLLLQSLPQDGNAGPLVR, encoded by the exons GGAGACAACAGAAGTGCGGCGAAGCGGGGCACGCCATACACAAGGGGGACCGCCATGTCGTTCGGATTTCGCCGACGTCCAACATCCGGTATACCGATGCCAGTGACGGGTTCCTTTTCGTCCGAAGTCGGAGGATCGCTGTCGTCTCACGGCCGTCGTTCAAAGTCAGCGGGACACGAGAGCGATCGTTCGGTTCGTCGAAACGACGAGGAGAGCAATTACCGGGGCCACAACAACGCGTCCTCGGGAAGATCAACGCCGAGGCTTGCACCGCCGAAGAAAGAGGCCACCGGGACATCGGTGAGGACCAACAGGTTCGGGTTCAGACAACCGCAGCCGCTACGGTACACCGACAAAGTCGGGGATGTCTGCGCCAGCCACAACGGGAGTCACTACAACAACCACGAGAAGACGACCGGAGCCGACTCCAACTTCCATGGCAAGCTACAGACCAACCGCAGAGTCTACACCACCACGAACAACGCGCCGGTCGTATCGAAGCTGAGACCATCGCCGGTCGGCTCTCCGTACAATCATAACAACAACACTCTCGGCGGCGGCAACGAGGCTCAGAGGTCGTCTTACGGCCAGGAGCCGATCAGTAAGTACACTTTGCACACGAGTCATTTACCTCAGCCGCAATTTGCCGTCAGAATGAACAATGACTCGAACTCGAAGACCGCAAAGACGGCCGCCAATCAGAGCCGGAAGATATCAACCGTGTCGAAATGCAACTCGAGTTCTAAGGAGGGATCGGGTACCGAGGATTCTGGTATCGGAAGTCAGTTCGGATGCCTCGGTGACGAGAGCGGAGGACAGGCGAGGACCGTTGACTATCCGGACAACTCTGGTGGAAGTCCAACGATTGGACGGCGAGGAGGAagtggaggaggaggtggtggaggaggagggCAGCATGTCAGGCCGAGGAATCTCAGGATGGTCGTTAACGGGAAGAGTTTCGACGTTCGGGACGTTCATGACGACAGTACTGTTACCGAGATATCGGTTATAACGCTGCCGAAGTTATTCGCTAACGTTAATTTGAACACAGGTCTTGTCCGTGAAAGGACATCGCACTATCAGAGGGTCATTAATAAGGATAACAGGTACAACGATTCGGTGTCGATCACTTCCTCGGAGGGTTACGACGAAGGACTCGGTGAGGAAAAGGGGTACAAGGATAGGTCACGGTACGAAAAGGTGCCATCGGTAAAGTCCGACTTCAGTCCACCTAGCAGCGACGATCCTGAATACGGACACGGCGAGGCGATGGCCGATGAGTACTCGTTTAGTTCGAGCGACGAGTGCAGGGCAAACTATAATAACGCGGAGATGAAAAAGGCGATGATTATCGCGGCATCGAGTCAGGGTAAGATAGCGCAAAATCAAGTGCCAAAGACCAATTTGAGATCAGTTTTGCTCACCATTGAAGATCCGGCTTTTGCCGCCGCCGCTGCAACCGCGACGACCATGATCGACGACGAGACATCCCCGGTTGACAGTCTCTTCGACAGTCCAACGGCCAGTATTACTCAGTCAGACGGTAAGGTATCGAGGAAGGAAAATGTCATGGAGAAATCCGGTAACACCATTGATGACGACAGTCCTGGAACACCTACCAACGCTTCTAACTCCCTCAGTCTATCTGAGGGACGCGAGTTCTTTGACGACGAAATCGCCGATCAGCCCGGACTCACTTTCGACGAGACCGTCAGGGTTGGTCACGAATTACAGCAGACCGGTATCGTCAACAATCAGGTCAACGAGAACAGCTACACGCTTGTCGAGTCTCATCCTAAGACCG CCGCTCGAGTACACGGAAAAAGCGTTGAAAGCAGTCCGATGCATGGTCGAAGAATCAGTCGTGCCGGAAGCGTGGATACTTTGTCACCGTGCGAATCTATCGCCTCGGACGATTTGATGCTGGATTACGAACGCAGCGATGCTAGTTCCTACGAAGAATCTACCCAtcg ACTAGATTCGAATACGGCGTTGCACGAGATGGACGACGCCACTATTCTCTCGGAACTCGAGGCTCAAGGGGAGGAAGTTATGCGAGAATGGAGCTGCTTGCTGGGGGCTCATCATTCGATACAACAAACACATTCCAATTCTAATAACAACAATCTTAAcgccaacaacaacaacaatcacAACAACACTACAGAATCCgg AATCGGTAGCGGCAGGACCTCCAGGTTATTGCGAAGCAGATCCGGGACCGATTCACCTCGTTCTTTGGACAGCGTGCGATCTCGACAAGTTTCCAGTCCCCTGAGGCCTCCGAGAAAT ATTCAATCGCCGAGTCTTGACTCTGGAGATGAAGGAAGCTTGAAGCTGGAACGTGGCACGTATCAATACATGTTTCAGGACATAGTCTCCATAAAGACAATGCTTCTTAAACTGAAACGGGTCCTTCAGGAG TCGGAAGAGAACGGTTTGACGAGG GCAGAAACTCTCAACCCATTCGATAATACTATGAAG AATGGTCTCTTCTACAACCTGAATGAAAATGGAACGACGGAAGCAAGCACATCACCTGGTAGCGATGCGAGTAGCGTTGCAGATGAACTGGCTGATTTGCGTAGACAGGTTGTCTTTCTGCAAGGGCAATTGGAAGACAGAGATCGAACCGTGCATTTACTGCAG GTGCAAATGACAAAATATCAAGGCATTAACGGTGTGGATTCGCAGTGTAGCGCTTCATCATCCTGCAATAGCAACGACATCAGTAAAGAAACATCTAACGCAGCTACGCAGACAGATAAA gTGCGACCAGTGTCGGCCGGTCCATTGTTACTACAGTCACTCCCACAGGATGGCAACGCGGGGCCTCTCGTCAGGTGA